The DNA segment GGTGGCCCGCGCCATCGAAGGGGCCCGCGAGCGGTGAGCGCCCCCCACCTCGACGTCGAACAGGTCGAACTCGCCAACCGCGCCTTCTACGAGGCGATGGAACAGGGCGACTTCGAGACGCTCTCCTCGCTCTGGCTGAGCCCGGCCGACGTGGGCGTGGACGAGGAGTACCACGACCCCGCCGACACCGGGGTGATCTCCTGCGTCCACCCCGGCTGGCCGGTCCTCACCGGGCGCGGCGAGGTGCTGCGGTCGTACGCGCTGATCATGGCGAACACCGAGTACATCCAGTTCTTCCTCACCGATGTGCATGTGTCGGTCACCGGGGACACCGCGCTCGTCACCTGCACCGAGAACATCCTCAGCGGGGGGCCCGCGCCGGACGGCGGGGACGAGCTGGGGCCGCTGGTGGGGCAGCTGGTGGTCGCCACGAACGTGTTCTGCCGCACGTCCGACGGCTGGAAGCTCTGGTCGCACCACGGCTCCCCGGTCCTGACCGAATCCGATGACGACGAGGGGGACGAGTCACCCTCCTGAGCGGGTAGGCGGGGGGAACGCCCGGTGAACCCTGCCGGTACACGGGTGGACCCGAGCCGTCGTGGGTGAGCGCTGTCGGTGCTCGCAGGTAGATTCGAAGGGGCCGGTGTGCCGCTCGCACATCCGCGCATACGGAAGTCACCGGTGGGACACCGGTCGGCATCGGCCGTCGTCGACGATCGTCAGGAGTGATTCGCGTGGATCGTGTCGCGCTGCGCGGCCTCAGGGCCCGTGGGTACCACGGGGTGTTCCCGCACGAGCGGGAGGAGGGCCAGACCTTCGTCGTGGACCTCACGCTCGGCCTGGACACCCGGCCGGCCGCGGCCGACGACGACCTGGCGAAGACCGTGCACTACGGGATCGTGGCGGAGGAGGTCGTCGCCGTCGTCGAGGGCGAGCCGGTGAACCTCATCGAGACCCTCGCCGAGCGCATCGCCCAGGCGTGCCTGAAGTACGAGGGGGTCCAGGAGGTCGAGGTCGCCGTGCACAAACCGAACGCGCCGATCACCGTCCCCTTCGACGACGTGACCGTCACCATCACCCGGAGCCGAGTATGACCGCGTCGTTCTTCACCGAGGGTCAGAGCGACCCGACCGTACAGCCGGTGCCCGCCTCCGTCGTGCGGAAGGTGGACGAG comes from the Streptomyces griseiscabiei genome and includes:
- a CDS encoding nuclear transport factor 2 family protein, whose protein sequence is MSAPHLDVEQVELANRAFYEAMEQGDFETLSSLWLSPADVGVDEEYHDPADTGVISCVHPGWPVLTGRGEVLRSYALIMANTEYIQFFLTDVHVSVTGDTALVTCTENILSGGPAPDGGDELGPLVGQLVVATNVFCRTSDGWKLWSHHGSPVLTESDDDEGDESPS
- the folB gene encoding dihydroneopterin aldolase, which produces MDRVALRGLRARGYHGVFPHEREEGQTFVVDLTLGLDTRPAAADDDLAKTVHYGIVAEEVVAVVEGEPVNLIETLAERIAQACLKYEGVQEVEVAVHKPNAPITVPFDDVTVTITRSRV